cTAACGGAGGCGACGATACAGTCCCGTCTACAagagaaaattgaaaaattacaACTAATAACCTGATACTAATCGTCCGTCGTTATGTAAGTAAAtataaagaataacaaaaatgggTATATTAATTAGAAATTATTgcttctgtatattttttatcttaaatattTCGTTGTGGTTATACAATGCTAGCAAAAGGTCCCGCCCcccttttatattttttgaacGGGTAGACTTATGACAGTGAAATTTGGAGGGTAGAAATAAACAGACAgtggcttcttaactagtcataacATGTCATAGATatagatgacgttacagagccattGCGACCGATacttttaaatgggaccttatggcaagtaatATTTGATTTGAAAGATATTGAACATACCTATTCAATCATGCTAATTTTTCTTGGGTAAAGCTGATTTtgatgaagaaattaaataaatattaaaattgtagtttcgcatttaattagtAAAGATCATAAAAACTGCCTctggttatttgtcaaaaaaattgacGTTTTGCAATTCTTCAATGTCGAAGACTTATTTGTAGTAGCTTCTTCGGAAGTTTGAAGAAACAAGTAGTGTTCAAGATGCCACTAGATCTAGTCGATCAACAATTGGTAATGACAAAAAATTGACATAATTGCAGAAATAGTAATGAACTCTACTTCTTCTACAGCTCAAGGTCTATCTGTGAAATCAGTCAAAGGACAGTACGCTGGGTGTTGGTTAAAAACAAATTGCAtccatacaaattaaaaaatttgcaccaACTTTTAAATGATGACCCCGATCGAAGACTAGAATTCTGTGAAAATATGTCCAATCAAATTAACCGACAGCTACACTACATAAAAACAATTTGTTTTAGTGACGAAACTACTTTTTCCCGCAATGGAAATGTTGACACCCACAATGTGAAATATTGCCGTGACACATATCCCATGTTTTTCGTAAAAAATATACTCTCTATGCATACAACAATTTAGAAAAAGTAAATGTTAaaccgttgactgataaatatactggtTTATCAATCATTATGGTTTATCATCAtggtatttatcaatcaacggttaaACCATATGTAGCTGGGCCTGTTGTTCTAAATACTAACTTAACCGATGAAATGTATCTGGAGGTATTACAAAACGTAATTGGGCCGTTAATTCTTGAGATTCAGAAGGATAATCCAGATGAATTCAGCAATTTGAAAATAACGTTTCAACAAGATCGTGCTCCTGCACACTTATGATGCAGGGAGTCGTTATCTAGATGATCGTAGAGCCAGCTTGGTCACCGTACATCACATGAGATTTTTTCTGTGGGggtatttacataatataatctAAGGTTTTCaaacaacgaatttttgaatAATGTAGGAAAATTTCCTCCGGCAAATTTGAACGAGTACCTACGACAAGAGTTTAGAAATAGGATTCATTTCTGTCAGGAAGTAGATGACGCACATTTTGAACACTTAATCTAAGAACTGGTtcttaaatatttactaattatgtgcgaaactacaattttagagtttatttaatctattcatcaaaattagcttaaacctaaataaaattagtatgattgaacagatattttcaataatagtccagagaaataagatttttctcgtgacacatccccctccaggccgaaaccaaattttttgagtagtatggacatctatattattaacctatatgtttcctgcagccgattttgatgatatacatagttataaacaaatgaagatcaaaaaaccctaaattttcgcttttttcgtatattaccaaaaagttaagcactttaaacaaatttgagtgtaagaaactcataaatcgtataaaaaacttcaatatggcgttcgctgaatatgtccatccttattggttgcttagaaaattgcaaaataaatcataaattttgagtttttaaaaatattcataacctatgtaaaaattaacttagaaccttcttattacacggaatgctgatacttcttgtacttaaattatattttaaatttcaaagcaattggtcaaatagtttaaaagttatttaatttgtttatcccaaattcattttttttgcaacactacaagtcagaaaattatgaggctacaatcatacttcggacagtttatgaaagaagaatatttatactattaccattattaaaaataaatgacaaaaaataattttaaacagtgtaaaattattttgaaaaaacatgtcgattttttgcttacttataaacaattagaataacttcttaaccgttacctgtagaaaaattattttttcatatttagaaagactgaatttttatacacatttagaaagaaaaacaactgtcctaggacaattagtgacaaagttacccccccccccccccatttattcaattcacatgtttttgcaaaataattttgcaatatttataattattttttgtaatttttttttaattaaattaatactgtaaatttccttctttcataaactatccaaagtattactgtagcttcatcattttctgacttacagtgttgcaaaaaaaaaaaaattgggataaacaaattaaataacttttaaactatttgaccaatttcttcgaaatttagggtatgaattaagcaccataagtctcagcattccgtgtaataagaaggttctaagttaatttttacataagttataaatatttataaaaactcaaaatttattatttattttgcaattttctaagcaaccactaaggatagacatattaagcaaacgccatattgaagttttttgatcttcatttgtttataactatgtatatcatcaaaatcggctgcaggaaatatataggttattattatagatgtctatattactcaaaaaatttggtttcggcctggagggggttgtgtcaccaacaggctattttttttccttatttctctgaactataactTTTAAAACGAGATATCACTTACCAGAAGGTCCTGTTTAGAGTTATCAGTCACAGTGGCTCTCTAACGTCTTCTATGACTATGACCTCATGACTAATTGGGAAGCCTAAGtctgtttatttcctccctccaaatttcaatattaaaatataaccgtttaaaagatacgagggggaggggattttgactagcactgtataattgttaaaatatattttattttttgtacatTAGCTAGAATATAAAACAGCAACATTACGACTCTAAAAAATGTGGTAACTTTCGATTTCAAATATGTTCACTTTGTATCAATATGGCCGtattatacaataaaactattggCAAGTCTATTATTTCCCCAATTTTGAAGCTATGCTATACAAAGTGTTTAATAGCTGTAGCGCTCTGGTGTCTTGATCGTCTTCCTTCTTAGAGTACCTTTCTGCCCCTCCTAGAAGGCTACTAATGGAATCTTGCTTTTGGTCTGACACTTCTTCATTAATCTGACTAGGAACAACAGTATCTTCTTCTAGAGATTCTAAAGAATCCGCTCTACCTTCCTTATGTTTTTTTATATCTTCTGTAGCGTTTTTACCACACTCACTGATCAAAAGAAGAATTAATCGTCTTGTTACTGGATTACCTTCTATCTCCttcattttaagtaaaaactCATTTTCGGTGGTGTTTAATTTTCTTAATATCCTATGTAATTTATTGTGACTGTCATCACTTGAGTTATTCATAAAGTCTATCAAAATTCCAGAAACTTCTGACGAATTAATTGAAAAGTTAGGCAAACTTTTAAGCTCATAGTTTACTTCTACTGACTGGCCAATTGCCGGAAGACTCTCAACAGTTGTTAACTCAGTTTCTACGGTTTCTGTTGATGAATCGAATAGGAAGGGATAAGGAGCAGAGGGATCAAACTCTTCGTTTAATAAAGATGGATCTATGGAGAAAGTACTTTTCCACAAATCAGTGGCACTTGTGGAAGTGGTCCAATGGTCATCTGGTAACTCCTTTAAGATCTCAACTTGTTTTTTATTGCTATTGCTGTTGATATCGTTTAAGCCTGGGACAAATGATTGGGTATCAGCAGTATTCAAGTCTGAACCTATGACATTGTCAACGTCTATAGAATTGGGAGACTTGGCTGCTATAATGAAACCCCAGGTTGGTGAAGGTGATTGTGAAGTTGTGAAGACTGGTGGATAACTGGTTTTGgtatcatcgtcagaataatttAGCAATTCTTCATCTATTCCGCTAAATTCAGTGGTTGTTTCAACATCAATATCTGAAGGTGGTTCTGTTGGTCTTAAGTTTTCTAAATCTCTTCTGAACATATCAGGATCGTTGAGGTAAGCTGATAAAGCCAAAGTAAAGTTTCTCGCTAATTGTCTAATCTGGGGATTTTCTAATTTAAAATCTTGCTTCTCTGTTTCATTTTTACTATCAGTACTTAAAGGTTTATCACTTAAAGACACGttttttatttgcttttgattaaataATTGATTATAACCATGTACTGTCATCTGAGTAAGTAAAGTTGTTAATTTATCTTTATTTTCCATCATAAACTTGTCGGGATATTTTCCAGATTCCTTGACTTTTTTTGCAATCACTTCGTCTAACGCATTAGCAAAGTATACTGAAAGAGTATGTAACGTTTGAGGTCCAACGGAAGGTGGTACCACAAGACCAGGTCTTGGGCCTCCAGATATCATTGCTTTTTCTTTAGTTATAGCAGTAAGCACATCGATCATATTATCAACATTTTCATCTATGGAGGTGGGAGTAGAACTAAAGAACGGCGTTGGTTGAGTTGGTTCTGAAGAGCTGATGGATTTAAAGGGACTAGCTGTGGAGATTTTGTAATCAAGATATGAATGAGGTTTGGCTGTGTTGTCGTATATTGTTGGTACAGTGGAAGCTTCATTTATGAATCTTTGGAAACCTCTTGGTTGCTGTGTGGTACTTCTAACTGTTAAATTGTAAATTCTATTATCATCAAGATCTATGGATCTGGCGGTTGTTGATGATACTCTCTGAGATTTTGTTACATAAAATTTGttagaatttttaattttatcgttGTCATATAAGGATTGTATAAGTGAGTTACTTGAATGCTGTAATAGAATCTCTCCATTACTGGAGACAGTTCTGGGTTTTACAGTACTAGATTGTATTATTTCTGTCTTAATTAAGTCAATATTCTTCACAACACTTACAGGCTTTGCTGATGGAGATCCAAAAGATTTTCCTAGATGAACAGCAACTTTATCAACAGTCTTGTTAAACTTGATCTGTACACTATTGCTTGGGATACTTGATATTGTCGAAGGTGTTGTTGAGGAGTATGTTCCATATACAACAGCGAAATCTGGAGTTCTAGGTTTACGAGTCGTTGTTGTAGTTGTTCTTGTTGCAGCAGTTGTTTTAGTTATAAACCTGGTTGTTGGGGCTCGCGTGGTTGTAGATCTTGTTGTGGTACTTCTTGTCGTCGAAGGTTGAGGAGCAAGGCTTTCTTCTAAACGTATAAGGAATGGTTTTGTAGTAAGGAAAGTAGTTTTTACTAGCTTCTTAGGTATATCAGTCTTTTCTTTTGAGTTAGATTTCGCAGTTATAATTGGAGAATCAGTTATAGAAGAAACGAGACCTGTAGCTAAAATCTGTTCCGTTGTTTTCTCTGTAGCATCTCGTAGTAAGGACATGGTTGATTCCTCTATGGGTTTAATTTTGCCAAAGAGGATTTTTTCTATTACCTTTGGTGTAACCAAACTTGAATTAGTGACGTTCTTTTCAGCTGCTGCTACCACATGTACTCTAAACACATCGTCCGCATCTAGAGATTTGTCGATCTTGGTAGTGCTTGTAATAACTTGTGGGTTGATGAAAAGTGAGTCTTTTGTGGATTTAATTTTAAGTCCAACTCTGCTGCCTAAAAATGGTTTTCCATTATTTATTGGTTGTGTGGTGATGTACTGAGGAGTCACTGACGAAATTGTGCTGTACACTTTGGTTGATATATAAGGGAGAGTTTTTAAGTCTGAGTAAGTGGTTCTATGGTTAGGAAAAGGATTAAACGAAGAAGAATCATGAATGCTGTTAAATGAAGTTTTCACAAAAGAAGCTGTTTCTTGTGGAGTTTGTGTTTCATCTGAGGTAAAATTTTCAGTCACTTTTCTCTCAACAGAATTTTTAGTATCAGATTTGTTATTTATTCGGTTATCACCAGACTTATGGGTGTTTCTAACATGACTGTGAAACTCTAATTGATAGTTATCAGTGGTACTGGCTTCTTCTTTGTTATACTCAGGTCCTTGATTTATACCTGATGCCTGGTTAGGAGTAACATCTTTTACTTCGCTGCTTGATTGTGAAAATTGCACGTGATAACCTCTTTGTGTTTTCCTAACATTATCAAAATAGTTTTCAGTAGGAGTTGCGAATGTAGTGGTAGTGGTAGAATAGATAAACTTGTCATAGTCTGAGTTTTCATAGTTACCTAATTCATTCTCGTTAAACCTACGAGTTTTTTGGTGTGATATTCTATTTCTCGCATGGTTAGTAGGTTTAGGTTGTTTTGGACTATTAGTTTCGTAATTGTTCCTAGTAATTGTAGTAGGTTTCAAGGTTGTAGAAGTTTGAGCAATGGGTTTTGTTTCTCTTAGTTGTTTAATTTGATCAGAATTATGTCTATAAACATTTTGGTTAGGTGCTACGTGGTTATTTCTTTTGTTAATAAAATATTGGTCGTTGTACTTATTTTCATCGGTTTTGTCTAGGAAAGAGTTTTCTTTAAACTGCGTGGAGCTTTTCTCCTGACTATTCAGCTTAACTTTTCTATTGAACTTTCTTCTCGCCGTGTCTTCTCTTAGATTTTCAGCGCTTTCTTCGTATAGATAAGGAGAAGTACTGCAGTTAACTTTGAACCACCATTCGCAGATCAGGTCGGTCTGCTGGAAGATTGTCCCGTTTGGACAAAGAAATGatattttcttttcttcttcACAGATGTggaaaacctaaaaatatattaagaGTTAAGACGATTCATTAAAAATCCACAAaagtttaatataaattttaaaaatggaaATCATAGTGGTTGGCTTTATACCATAGTTTTAAAAAACTTACTAttaagtaaaaacttcaagtgtAAATGATAATATGGtactaattaaaaattttaaaaatatatccaaaatggatttttaatttttataattaagttttAGAACGTTTTCTGTTCTGTAGAAAGTTGTAGATTGTAGTGGCTATCTTTGGTTATATTTAGGCTTCTTTGGGACTATCGAATACAATAATCGATTGCTAGCAATTCAGCTTGAAATATTGTAGGAGCATTTCCTAAAGCTATTGACAGTTTAGTATTGGAACCAGTAACCCTGATACCTTCTCCTTCTTGTATTTTTGACCCATTagtataaaatgtaaaaaaaattacgACACGTACCAATCACCTTTTGGGGTCCActgttttttttaagaaaataccAAGATAAGCTAAACCCTATTATTTATATTCAGTTAAGGGCAATATGGACAATGAAACTAGACGAAAGGAAAAAAATTAACTCTTTCGAGATGTGGCGCTGAAGGAGAATACTTCGGATCTAATCGACAGAGCACAAGAAAAATCACTCAATTCTCTAGAAGCTTAAAATTCAGACTCAATCCCTCTGCTTGTCTAGCAGGCTTCTTGAAATTTTTCGTACATATTTCAAGAAGAACAAATGATAATCTTAAGAGACTTAATAATTTGTCGAGAGGTTGAAAGTCGCAGAGGTAGAGGTTGCTCCGGCACTCGATAGACAGATAAAGTGCAAAAAGACAGTGTCCATGAGAGCCGCCCAGGATAATAGCCGTAGGAATAATTCATGGCACTCAGAGTAATGAGAAAGCTACTAGAGAGTGACAAAACGTTAGGACAGCTATTGACAGTTTAGTATTGGAACCAGTAACCCTGATACCTTCTCCTTCTTGTATTTTTGACCCATTagtataaaatgtaaaaaaaattacgACACGTACCAATCACCTTTTGGGGTCCActgttttttttaagaaaataccAAGATAAGCTAAACCCTATTATTTATATTCAGTTAAGGGCAATATGGACAATGAAACTAGACGAAAGGAAAAAAATTAACTCTTTCGAGATGTGGCGCTGAAGGAGAATACTTCGGATCTAATCGACAGAGCACAGGAAAAATCACTCAATTCTCTAGAAGCTTAAAATTCAGACTCAATCCCTCTGCTTGTCTAGCAGGCTTCTTGAAATTTTTCGTACATATTTCAAGAAGAACAAATGATAATCTTAAGAGACTTAATAATTTGTCGAGAGGTTGAAAGTCGCAGAGGTAGAGGTTGCTCCGGCACTCGATAGACAGATAAAGTGCAAAAAGACAGTGTCCATGAGAGCCGCCCAGGATAATAGCCGTAGGAATAATTCATGGCACTCAGAGTAATGAGAAAGCTACTAGAGAGTGACAAAACGTTAGGACACGTCTTGTAATTTTTGTGATTTCGTTATACCTAAGCCTCACGCATAATAATGTTTAGTTTACATTCGAAATACTGTTTTGCAAACTTAATTTCTCTGGGCATCGTCATGGAGTATGTggaatttttatggcagcaacatcttaaaaaaaattaacgtgtaatttatgcaccccataaaaattttatgggggttttgttccctcaaaccccccaaaacttttgtgtgcgttccaattaaattattattgtggcaccattagttaaacacaatgtttttaaaactttttgcctcttagtactattttgataagccagtatttatcgagatattttgaatatttttcgaatccaccacatattttgtatatggttaagtttgattatagacacctgttaataatctgaaaatttatttataacttacatttttaggtatattttgaaaaagaagccacatctcgataaaaggtgacttacaaaaaaagactaagagccaaaaaagttttaaaaacactgtgtttaactaatggtaccacaataatagtttaattggaacgtacacaaacatttgggggtttaaaggaacaaaaccccataaatgttttttgtaaatatattaaaaaagaagccgcatctcgataaaaactggcttatcgaaaaaatactaagaggcaaaaaaagttttagaaacgttttgtttaactaatggtatcacaataatgaattaattgaaaggtacacaaaagtttggggggtttaagggaacaaaacccccataaaattttatggggtggacaaattttactataattttgttttaagatatcctgccataaaaattatacatgtccattttcaataaaaaatctctaatagttttcgatatacatattaaaaaaaatcgattttcattttgtaacttcaaagtgctgtacctttttttatgagcacatttgtactgacgtaagttaggttcaaccgaactatttttgaccccagaatgtgcggtataattgactaccaatcttttcgggacaccctgtatattgttaaCCTCTATCGACTACAGTAGAAGTGATAAAGTTTCTTCTTTAGGACAACCTTTTAATACTCTCCTAGTGCCTGACACATCTCCaacataattaattattaattatattccTAGTATATCCTGTAAATATACAgcaaatattttcctccctagtaACTTGGAAAAGCTTCTCCAGTAACTTAAAAATGAAGGAAAAGTAGCTACAATTTCTAAgtcatacaaaaatgaaaaacTGGAAGTTTCAATTAAGAAAATAAGCTGCGAGaagagtaaaaaaaaagaaaattcgGTTGACTTAAAAAATATCGATCTGTAacaaacaagaaagaaaaatgtTTGTTACACTTTTATCTGGAAAGACTTCGAGAAAACTTGTAACTAATAGGTTATGTGATTTACGTATACAtataaatttactattttattcggcaataagccaaaatttaagtttgaaattcaattgatttgatattttgatttccacttcggaaattattgtcaaaattccaaattttctatttccaaagTTCAAAgcgaaacgtcaaacaaattgaatttaaaactcaaatatttccaaaaaatagtaaattgcataagatgccacaagaaaatacctTCATAACAATATTACATTTAAATGACAATGATATATTTTATAACCTTAAATGTTTTGAGAAAAAAATCCTTagaatctttggaccttatcaTGACCCTAATGGCAACCgataccgaatgagaacaaatgctgaggACAAGcggatatacagtgatgagcgcgctaataaccggcaaaataacacaaaagatggaaaaagatatcggacgagtttggcaactgccactgtgacagcgACAGTTTCAGTTGACagactcctctgatacgtcttaaggtgggaaacaataaatagactgtaaatttagaggtttttaccgctaaattttccacctctactagtgtATATATCTCACACTTATATTCTGTATATCTCACactttaatatgttttccatcttttgattATTAGTTGACATTATTAGTTGACATTAGTTGATATTATTGacagaaaaaatatattagtataGAAATACAGCACATAGTTTTTACCTGGCATTCAGTGTCTAGATCAGCATAATATCCAGACTCCAATCCTTTGCAGCTGAACGTGGTTCTGGGAATATGGGAATAGACTGGGAAGTCCACACCAGGTGTTCCTTCCACTCCTTGATAAAAGAATAGAAAATCATCAGATTTTGGACCATTGACTGATGTTTGTTTTTCGGGATCATTAAAATAATGTTCAACTCCATTCACGTACTAAAAAAAAGAATTCAAACTTTAAGAGCAAATTTCAAATAAGCTATTGTTATTTGTTATATTTGTTATTAactaaaaatagaaaatgagGAATATAAGATAACAGTTTATAAAATATATAGGCTGGAAGTAAATAACTAATGCAGAATGTCGACAGCCTATTAACCTCCTAATTCGTGTCATATGGGAAAAAGATAAGTGAAATGAGCGCCGCGACACTGAAGTTCTAGAAAATTCCTGACAATGATGATCCCATAAAGGAAGGCAATACTTCGATTCAGTAAAATTTTACGCGGTCTAAACCGAAAACTCTAAGTTACAAACATCTCCGCCACTAGTGGATATAGTCCTGGCAGCTAAAACATTCATTTGCAACTTTTTTTTATTAGGTATCCACTAGTGTAATCCACGCTAGTAATGACAATACTTCTCTCAGTAAATAACCACTTATTACCTTGGCCTCAACGGTGATTTTGCCTAGTGAAAACACAATGGTCCTATTCAATACCTAGAAATACAGTAGATCTGTAAAGGTCGATGTATGTAAGGCTGAGAGCCATCCTAGTTATAGTCTGTAATATGTATTCAACACCTACCTAATAACAATAACCCAATCTAAAGCTGCCTTTATTTACCCACATATGAAGATACAGTGTTTTCTGTCACAAATTCAAAAACTTAACGTGTAGGGAATTTCTTACTGCTATCTTTTTGTTTCCAATGGCTTTGGGATTAGTCTTTCGAGATCATTCAGCGTTTAGTCTTTTGACTTGTCTGGCTTGTATTTTTTATTGCTGGTGTTGAATTTAGAGATTAACATTTCGTCTATAATATATTCAGAGCCGGCAATAACGGACCAGTAAGGGATGCATTGCTGGCGGGCGCctctgtttggggggcgccaaaatgagctttttttctgctGGTAGTATACAAAATTCAAAATACTAATTAAAACAActaagggcgcctatgctagttttaCAGGATGGCATTTATACAGCGTTTTTTCTAGGAAGAAGTATAGGCTTAATAGTAAATAGTATATTATATGACTTGTGTTTGATTCATTCCTTATTCATAAGAGTTTGATGAGTTTGATtcataagagcagaataaatgcaatggtgatgagacatttaaaaagggtagttggaaagacaaaatgggatagattaagcaacgagactattaggagaatggccaaccaagaaccaataatgaataaactaaaaaagagacaaatgaattggtatgggcatttgatgaggatgcaacccGACAGAATTACGAGAAGAATCCACGAAGCAAGGAacattgcaaaaagaaaaagaggcagaccaagaaaaaaatggatacagcaaatagtagaggcgggaaaaggtaaaggaaaatcactcgaggaattaaaaataatggcgaaaaacagaaaagaatggaagagatgggtgaatgtaaattaaaatagcgatcccaaatccgacaccctgatagggtacaaggaaggggagaaagaaagaaagaatgaAAGTGTTTGATTCATTCCTTTTCCCATTTTAAGCATATTGGTAACATTTATCTCTCGCTTTGccattgaaataaaaataatatcaagCCAAAGTAGTTTTGAAGattctacttcaaagttgtggtatCATTACGTCCTATTCTTTCTTCTGAAGTTTCATTATTTTCGGTTACCAGTTGCCAGTCTGCCAGAAAGCACTTAATGAACCAACTCGTACCGAACAGTTGACTATTGCTGTCactcattttgaaaaaatgtggaaACGTTAAATTATATTATTGTCCATGTCCGTCTGTCCCAGGGACTTTGTaaatacaactcctccgtcatcagaccagatagaatgacaaatgaggtgtagCATGAAATGCTTATAACCCAAGGACGGtattaaaagtaaaaaatttgacctcggacttccggttttggAGTTACAACCGGAAGTATTGTTTTAAAGTCacattattcgacgcgccttagcaagacaagaacaaatatatacttccggtttcatgtcTGTCTCTCCGTCGGTCTCTCCGCGAATATAGCTACTCCGTTATTAAAACAGATATAATCACAAATGAGATGTCGAATTAGAGCTTATAACTCAAAAATGGTATTAGAAGTGACAAATTTTACCTCGGACTTCccgttttagagttgcaaccggaagtactctTTTAAGATGGCCGAAACCTAAGCAAAATGAGAACAAATAATATACTTCCCGATTAATGCATGTCTGTCCGACCGTTTGTTTGTCCTCGAATATAACTTCTAcgttatagtccattctttcacggtttttgctctaaattttaaagaaccgcttggattaacatgaaattatgcatacgcatagcttacatgtcaaagaaaaaaagtcatattgtgccgatgtgtgcttttgccctgggggtgactttcacctcctcttgggggtgaaaaaatatatgtccaaaacaagtccggaaatgggaaaactgactaattttaagtaacttttgttctatatagctttttcgccaagtcaacacttcgtgttatttgcgagtgaatatgttcatttttcaacaaaataaccacatttatagacggtttttcgcaaataactcaaaaagtaagtattttctcgaaaaaacgttcttagcaaaaatatagcctataaaaaagtaaaaaaatggtgtacgcgttaggtctctggatctcgtagaaccagagttatagccaatgaaaaatatattcatattcaccaaatttcaaatagaatatttcgacgtgaaatatccaaaaaattaagcactttttggggaaaacccaatataacttttttaaagtatttaaaaaaagctttatttatgtttttacgaaaagtttctagcattaaatttaagcaagttacgctcaagataaagttggtcccttttgtttttgcaaaaaaaat
This genomic window from Diabrotica virgifera virgifera chromosome 1, PGI_DIABVI_V3a contains:
- the LOC114347656 gene encoding mucin-4-like isoform X1, whose amino-acid sequence is MFVHKPRVLRNMELCRAFKCGTAVLFYVVYFLRTVMYVNGVEHYFNDPEKQTSVNGPKSDDFLFFYQGVEGTPGVDFPVYSHIPRTTFSCKGLESGYYADLDTECQVFHICEEEKKISFLCPNGTIFQQTDLICEWWFKVNCSTSPYLYEESAENLREDTARRKFNRKVKLNSQEKSSTQFKENSFLDKTDENKYNDQYFINKRNNHVAPNQNVYRHNSDQIKQLRETKPIAQTSTTLKPTTITRNNYETNSPKQPKPTNHARNRISHQKTRRFNENELGNYENSDYDKFIYSTTTTTFATPTENYFDNVRKTQRGYHVQFSQSSSEVKDVTPNQASGINQGPEYNKEEASTTDNYQLEFHSHVRNTHKSGDNRINNKSDTKNSVERKVTENFTSDETQTPQETASFVKTSFNSIHDSSSFNPFPNHRTTYSDLKTLPYISTKVYSTISSVTPQYITTQPINNGKPFLGSRVGLKIKSTKDSLFINPQVITSTTKIDKSLDADDVFRVHVVAAAEKNVTNSSLVTPKVIEKILFGKIKPIEESTMSLLRDATEKTTEQILATGLVSSITDSPIITAKSNSKEKTDIPKKLVKTTFLTTKPFLIRLEESLAPQPSTTRSTTTRSTTTRAPTTRFITKTTAATRTTTTTTRKPRTPDFAVVYGTYSSTTPSTISSIPSNSVQIKFNKTVDKVAVHLGKSFGSPSAKPVSVVKNIDLIKTEIIQSSTVKPRTVSSNGEILLQHSSNSLIQSLYDNDKIKNSNKFYVTKSQRVSSTTARSIDLDDNRIYNLTVRSTTQQPRGFQRFINEASTVPTIYDNTAKPHSYLDYKISTASPFKSISSSEPTQPTPFFSSTPTSIDENVDNMIDVLTAITKEKAMISGGPRPGLVVPPSVGPQTLHTLSVYFANALDEVIAKKVKESGKYPDKFMMENKDKLTTLLTQMTVHGYNQLFNQKQIKNVSLSDKPLSTDSKNETEKQDFKLENPQIRQLARNFTLALSAYLNDPDMFRRDLENLRPTEPPSDIDVETTTEFSGIDEELLNYSDDDTKTSYPPVFTTSQSPSPTWGFIIAAKSPNSIDVDNVIGSDLNTADTQSFVPGLNDINSNSNKKQVEILKELPDDHWTTSTSATDLWKSTFSIDPSLLNEEFDPSAPYPFLFDSSTETVETELTTVESLPAIGQSVEVNYELKSLPNFSINSSEVSGILIDFMNNSSDDSHNKLHRILRKLNTTENEFLLKMKEIEGNPVTRRLILLLISECGKNATEDIKKHKEGRADSLESLEEDTVVPSQINEEVSDQKQDSISSLLGGAERYSKKEDDQDTRALQLLNTLYSIASKLGK